From Rhododendron vialii isolate Sample 1 chromosome 7a, ASM3025357v1:
CCTAGCAAACTCTCCTCCTTCTTCTCGGGCACCCAAGAAAAATGCAGGGCATGCACCAAAACCGTGTACCCCCTTGAAAAggtcagttttttattttttatttttccccctCTTTTTCGAATCACTCCTTGTTTTACCAATCAATCCCTCTATGTAATTTCCGCACTCGCTCTTCGCTTTTTTACCGCTTGCACTTATTTTATACTCGTGAATTTCGATAATTCACGTGAgtaaagagaaaagaaatgagCACCTACCattgtgccaaaaaaaaaatactgtggAAATTGTAATTCATGATTGTTTtgccatttgattttatcaCTTCCAATTTTTGAAGCCCAAATATTATAAGTGAAATTGCAATTTCATGAATTCATACAAAATTAGACAAAAAGAATGTACTGCGTTTgcgaaaaaaaaaggagtgaaaaTCTTTTTCCATCCTTCTACTCCTTTACATTCCTTTTAATTTATCCTACTTtaatttttctgattttttcttAAGAGCCAGATATAAATAACcacttctcaaaaaaaaaaaaaaaatttttttttttgaacaggtGACAGTGGAGGGAGATTTTTACCACAAGTTGTGCTTCAAGTGCGCCCATGGAGGCTGCAAATTGTCACCGTCGTCATACGCTGCGCTCGACGGATTCATCTATTGCAAGCCCCACTTTGCTCAGTTGTTCAAGCAGAAGGGAAGCTACAATCACCTCACCAAAACTGCTTCCATTAAGAAAAATGCAACTGCAGCGGTATTTCCAGAACCAGGGCCAGATGATGAAGCCAAATCAGAGATACAGACCCAATAACAATCGTTAAATGAGTCCTGGGTGTTccataaatttcttttgttgttgtcGTACTTGTGAATTGGGAAGGAGGTTGAATTTGAATtcggttttgattttggaagttGGAAGGATGTTGTGGGTTTGTTTTAGTGTATTATATAAAGGGATACGAGACAATGGAAATTTTGATCTTCTCCTTTTGTAATCTTCAAATCTTGGGAAATAATGATTTTGTTGCTACACTGAATTTCAGCTTGATcgttgttctgttttttttttttttcctccaaagaCTGCAAAAGGGGCTACACGAAAATATCGgcttgaaaaatataaattaaataaagacaaaattcaaaaattatgctCCAGTCTACAATTTTTGATTAGCGGAAACATCCCCTTTGAAAAATTTGGTTAGCTAATAAGAGCTGGATCCTTTCTAGTCTACTTGATAGACTGATGAGCAGTccaatttttgtccattgtaagcTCTTTTCCAAGATCATTCTGATTATCCGTTCATTTTTATTAGAGttcactaaaaataaaaatatcaatcACGCCAAAAAACACTTCCATTGATGATACTTAAACACATTTATATTGAGAAAATAAGATTCCACGTGGAATAAGAATTCATTGAAAGAATTGAGAGCACAATCGTAA
This genomic window contains:
- the LOC131332407 gene encoding LIM domain-containing protein WLIM2b-like; the encoded protein is MAFSGTTQKCKACDKVVHFIESLAADGVTYHKTCFKCSHCNGRLAMSSYTSKDGILYCKPHFEQLFKETGNFSTKTQSSARPNDLSRTPSKLSSFFSGTQEKCRACTKTVYPLEKVTVEGDFYHKLCFKCAHGGCKLSPSSYAALDGFIYCKPHFAQLFKQKGSYNHLTKTASIKKNATAAVFPEPGPDDEAKSEIQTQ